A window from Triticum aestivum cultivar Chinese Spring chromosome 6D, IWGSC CS RefSeq v2.1, whole genome shotgun sequence encodes these proteins:
- the LOC123143546 gene encoding uncharacterized protein gives MVLWEITAITAYFLGLRRTYRLALRGQRRLIGPNHPRLRDFVYRRTRSIFDVAVSVHKNIQERDLEVGRNVGNAVLRWLDRMKPSAQIRPHPPGLPGAPPEQLRHLSTMNKAAGAQKPASKTSTHDSSGKMLFSPLNIRPKSFPILPTMMQSTRISASNQCRRLSSSPFPPVAARRKDMMEGVFRKDIAQLMV, from the exons ATGGTGCTGTGGGAGATCACCGCCATCACCGCCTACTTCCTCGGCCTCCGCCGCACCTACCGCCTCGCGCTCCGCGGCCAGCGCCGCCTCATCGGGCCCAACCACCCCAGGCTCCGCGACTTCGTCTACAG GCGGACACGTTCTATATTCGACGTCGCAGTCTCAGTGCACAAGAACATTCAGGAGAGGGACTTGGAAGTTGGTCGGAACGTCGGAAACGCGGTCCTTCGCTGGCTCGACCGCATGAAGCCATCAGCACAGATCCGCCCCCACCCTCCAGGCCTGCCAGGCGCCCCCCCAGAGCAACTCAGGCACCTTTCAACCATGAACAAGGCCGCAGGAGCTCAGAAGCCTGCCTCCAAGACCTCAACGCACGACTCGAGCGGGAAGATGCTGTTCTCGCCCCTGAACATCCGGCCCAAGTCCTTCCCTATCCTCCCCACGATGATGCAGTCCACGAGGATCAGCGCGAGCAACCAGTGCAGGCGCCTCTCCAGCTCGCCGTTCCCGCCCGTCGCCGCCAGGAGGAAGGACATGATGGAGGGCGTCTTCCGGAAGGACATCGCCCAGCTAATGGTGTAA
- the LOC123143548 gene encoding ribose-phosphate pyrophosphokinase 1, chloroplastic, translating to MPLPSSSSAAAVAAGPAASPLAARSRGRLLRARSGHAAVRCQRVDPVRLRAVNGSPPCVPLSDRSPWTPATMPIFGDANIRKDDTRLRIFSGTANPSLAQEIASYMGLELGKVNIKRFADGEIYVQLQESVRGCNVFLVQPSCPPANENLMELLIMIDACRRASAKNITAVIPYFGYARADRKSQGRESIAAKLVANMITEAGANRVLVCDLHSSQAMGYFDIPVDHVYGQPVILDYLASKTISSNDLVVVSPDVGGVARARAFAKKLSDAPLAIVDKRRHGHNVAEVMNLIGDVRGKVAVMMDDMIDTAGTIAKGAELLHQEGAREVYACCTHAVFSPPAIERLSSGLFQEVIITNTIPLKEEKNFPQLTILSVANLLGETIWRVHDDCSVGHAPYSTLDID from the exons ATGCcgctcccttcctcctcctccgccgccgccgtcgcggccGGGCCGGCGGCGTCCCCGCTCGCCGCCCGAAGCCGGGGCCGCCTCCTCCGCGCGCGCTCGGGCCACGCCGCCGTG AGGTGCCAGAGGGTCGATCCTGTGAGGCTGAGGGCGGTCAATGGATCACCCCCCTGTGTTCCCCTGTCCGACAGGTCGCCGTGGACCCCTGCGACGATGCCGATTTTCGGGGACGCAAACATCAGGAAGGACGACACGAGGCTGCGCATCTTCTCAGGAACGGCTAACCCCTCGCTCGCCCAG GAAATAGCAAGCTACATGGGTCTGGAACTTGGGAAGGTCAACATAAAAAGGTTTGCTGATGGCGAAATATATGTTCAGTTACAAGAAAGCGTAAGGGGCTGCAATGTCTTCCTTGTGCAGCCATCATGCCCTCCAGCAAACGAGAATCTCATGGAGCTACTCATCATGATTGATGCATGCAGAAGAGCATCTGCTAAGAATATTACTGCAGTCATCCCTTATTTCGGTTATGCCAGGGCTGACAGGAAG TCTCAAGGTCGTGAATCTATAGCTGCAAAACTTGTAGCTAATATGATTACTGAAGCTGGTGCAAACCGTGTCCTTGTTTGTGATCTTCATTCAAGTCAGGCCATGGGATATTTTGACATCCCAGTAGATCATGTTTATGGCCAG CCGGTGATTCTTGATTACCTCGCCAGCAAGACAATTAGTTCAAATGACTTGGTGGTGGTGTCGCCCGATGTTGGAGGTGTTGCCAGGGCACGTGCTTTTGCCAAAAAGCTATCAGATGCACCTCTAGCGATTGTAGATAAAAGAAGGCATGGACACAACGTTGCCGAG GTAATGAATCTTATTGGAGATGTTAGAGGAAAAGTGGCCGTTATGATGGATGATATGATTGATACGGCAG GAACTATTGCCAAAGGAGCTGAGCTGCTGCATCAAGAAGGAGCAAGAGAAGTATATGCATGCTGTACACATGCTGTTTTTAG CCCACCAGCCATCGAAAGATTATCAAGTGGTTTGTTTCAAGAAGTAATCATCACGAACACTATCCCTTTGAAGGAGGAGAAGAATTTCCCGCAGCTGACCATCCTTTCAGTCGCGAACCTTCTAGGCGAGACGATCTGGCGTGTCCATGATGATTGCTCG GTTGGCCATGCGCCATACTCCACCTTGGATATTGACTGA